A portion of the Bacteroidales bacterium genome contains these proteins:
- a CDS encoding gamma carbonic anhydrase family protein: protein MALIKPLRGFTPKIGKNCFIAETAVIIGDVEIGDDCSIWYGAVLRGDVNSIRIGNRVNIQDNAVLHTTYQKTVLNIGDDVSIGHGVIVHGAEVRNWALLGMGSTIMDNAVIGEGAIVAANALIMESVVVEPSSIYAGVPAKFIKTVDPSKSKEMNERIARNYLFYSGWYKEEK, encoded by the coding sequence ATGGCTCTTATCAAACCCCTACGTGGTTTTACTCCTAAAATTGGGAAAAACTGCTTTATTGCTGAAACTGCTGTTATTATTGGCGATGTGGAGATAGGTGATGATTGCAGTATTTGGTATGGTGCAGTGTTACGTGGTGATGTAAATTCCATTCGAATTGGGAATAGGGTGAATATTCAGGATAACGCTGTTCTTCACACAACCTACCAAAAAACGGTATTAAATATAGGCGATGATGTATCAATTGGCCATGGAGTTATTGTTCACGGTGCCGAGGTACGAAATTGGGCTCTGCTTGGAATGGGCTCTACTATTATGGATAACGCTGTTATTGGCGAGGGGGCAATTGTTGCTGCCAATGCATTGATTATGGAAAGTGTTGTTGTTGAACCAAGTAGCATTTACGCTGGCGTTCCTGCCAAATTCATTAAAACGGTTGATCCCTCAAAAAGTAAGGAGATGAATGAACGGATTGCTCGTAATTACCTGTTTTATTCTGGATGGTATAAGGAGGAAAAATAA